CCCCGCCGATATCGACATGCGCTGCCTGCTGATCGTCGGATCGTCTCAAACCCAGTGGTATACAGGCGATTCCGGAGACACGGTGTTCACTCCCCGGCGTTACCCGACCTGAACGCGGCCGTTACTTGTCGTGGCCCCAGCTGCTCGGCAGCATCGGCACGGCCGGACCGTCGTTCAGCCCATCGCCGCGCAGCGTCGTGAGCCCTGCGGCGTGGTCCGCACCGGATCTTGCTGCGGCCCCGGCAAATCCGAGTGGTCCCGCCGCCTGGCCGGATTCCCCGACCGACGCAGCGGGCTCGTCGTCCGGGCCGGGAGCCGCGTCCTCGAGATCCATGTACTCGTATCGGTAGGCCTTATCCTGCACGGTTGCCCCGCGCCGGCGCCGGGCCTTCAACTTCTCCTTGGCGGATGCCGCCGCGGCCGCGGCGGGGGCGTCGGCCTCGTCCGGCGCGGGCTCCTCGGACTTGCGGCGTGAGCGATTCTTCGCGCTGCTGCTTCCCGACAATCCCGACAGACCGACGGCGTACAGCGCGTCCGACAAACCCGCGCCGAGTCCGCTCGTACTGGTCGGACCGAAGCCAACTCCGGGAGGGGCACCGGCCGGTGGGGCTCCGCTGGCGGACGCCGCAGTCGCCGTCGCGGGAGCGGGCGCGGGTGCGCTGGCGCTTGAGGAAGTCGGCACATTGCCAAAGCCCGCCGCGGCCGGCGCGGTAGGCATCGGCGCCGGTGCCATTGCGGGCAACGGCGGCTGGATCGACAGGGGAACCGCGGTGCCCACCGCGATCGCCGCCGCGCCGGCTGCTGCCCCGGCGCCCGCCGCGGCGGCGATGACCATCATGGCCGGGATGGCGACGACGGCCAGCTGAACCGCGACCTGAATGAACGGCCAGAAGATCATCAGGGTGTGGAAGATGGCCCAGCCAAGCGCGCTCGACAGGGCCGGCGACAGTCCCAGCTGCCCGAAGAAAGCGGCGAGGTTGTTGACCCACGGCGCCGCTGGGAAGGGCCAGCCACCGGGGTTGAGCCACTTCGACACCGGCCACGCGAAGCCGCTGGTGTACTGCTGCAGCCATTGGGCGAGCTGATCCATCCAGGACGGATATGTTTGGGCTGCCGCGGTCGTCGCGTTGTTCGCCTCCGCGCCCGCGACCATGATCTGCGGCGCCGGCGTGGACGGCGGGACCGCGGCAAGCGCGGACTCACTGACCGCTTCGTACGTGCTCATCGTCGTGGCCGCTTGCACCCACATCCGTGCGTAGTCAGCCTCGTTCACGGCGATCGGGATGGTGTTCATGCCGAAGAAGTTGGTCGCGACCAGGGCGCCGTGAATAGCGTGATTCGCGGCGAGCTCGCCCAGCGTGGGCATCGCAGCCAGCGCGGCCGTGTAGGCGCCGGCCGCCGTCTCGTGCAGTGCGGCCGCGGCCGCGCTATCCGCGGAGCTGACCAGCAGCCAGCTCAGATACGGGACGTGGGCCGCGACGTACTGCGCCGCGCTGGGGCCCTGCCATTCGCCGGCCTGCACCGCGCCCAACAGCCCGGTGAGTTCATCGGCGGCATCGGCGTATTCGGTGCTCAACGCTGACCACGCGCCGGCAGCCGCCAGCAGCGGCCCGGGGCCGGGCCCGCTGCTCAGCAGGGTCGAGTGCACCTCTGGTGGAAAAGCGAGCCAGATCGGCGCGGTCATTGAAGCGGGCCTTGCGGGGCGAACGGCGACACGAATACCTCTTCGGTAAACCTGGTGACGAGTGGGCTGGCGGTTCTTGTCTTCAGTGGTCGTTACACCGGGCGGTTTAGTTCCCACCGGCTTTCTTGCCCAGGCCTTTGCACGTTTCGCACGCATGCGCAACGATGCAGGGATGCGGTGTGATGTTGCGCGTGAGGCGCTTTCCGCTCGGTTGGACGGCGAGCGGACAGAAGTGCTCGCACAGCAGATCGATGCCCACCTGGAGACGTGCCGCGGGTGTCGCACCTGGCTGATCGGTGCGGCCGCGCAGACCCGGCGACTGGCCTCGATTGAGCCCGGCGAAGGGCCGGACCTGGTCGCCCAAATCATGGCGAGTATCGACGAGGATCCCACCGCACATCACGGCTGGATGCGCGCGGTGCGGTCGCGCTACGCGCGGTGGGGACTGATCGCCGTGGGCGGATTCCAGGTGGCTCTCGCCGCTGCTCAAATCGGCGGAGTCAACTTCGGCATGGTGTCTCACCACATGCACGGAGCGATGTCCGGCGAACACCTGCTGCACGAGTCCACGGCCTGGTTGCTCGCGTTGGGTTTGGCGATGATCGCCGCTGGCATCTGGCCCCTATTGGCGACCGGCGTCGCGGCGATCGCCGGTGCTTATTCGCTGGCGCTGATGGGTTATGTGGCCGCCGACGCCCTCAACGGACAGGTGACGGCGACACGCGTCGCCAGTCACGTGCCGGTGCTGCTGGGCCTGGCGTTCGCGGTGTTGGTGGCGCGCGAACGATCGGGAGGGTACCGGCCCGCGGAGTTCGATTTCGACACTTCCGATGCCGGGCTGCCCACCGGGCCAGTCGTCGGTCGGCGGCGCGGTCATTTGCGGCCGATCAACCGGTCTTTGAGCCCCACCGCGAACTCTACGACAGCCTGTCGTAGACTCAGCGAACCCGCGCAATTAAGGTGGTTGGCCATGACCGCGTCAAGCGACGACAAGGCCGTAACCGAGTTGGCCTTGGCAGCCGCACGCGGGAACGAGCGAGCTCTTGAGGCGTTCATCAAGGCCACTCAGCAAGACGTGTGGCGGTTCGTCACCTACCTGTCCGACGCGGGGACCGCGGACGATCTGACTCAAGAAACCTTTCTGCGGGCAATTGGTGCGATCGAGCGATTCTCCGGCCGCTCCAGCGCCCGCACCTGGCTGCTGTCCATCGCACGCCGCGTCGTCGCCGACCACATTCGCCACGTCCAATCGCGGCCGCGCACCGCCCCGGGTGCCAACCCCGAGCAGATGCTGAACGGCGACCGCCACGCGCGCGGATTCGAAGACTTGGTCGAGGTGACGACGATGATCGCCAGCCTCTCCCCTGAACAACGCGAGGCCTTGTTGCTGACCCAGCTGCTCGGGCTGCCCTATGCCGACGCCGCCGCGGTGTGTGGCTGCCCGGTGGGCACCATCCGGTCTCGTGTCGCCCGCGCTCGCGATGCACTGCTGGCCGACGCGGAGCGCGACGACCGTACTGGTTAGCCCAGTCCAGCAACCCAATTCAGGGCCTCCTGCACACTGCCCACCGCGTTCACCCCCGGCGGCAACTGAGGGCGCTTCACCATCACCACCGGAATGTCCAGCGCCGCAGCGGCATCCAGCTTCGCCCGGGTCATATCGCCGCCGCTGTTCTTGGTCACCAAGGCATCGATCCGGTGCTCACTCATGATGGCCGTCTCGTCGTCGTAGTGGTACGGCCCGCGGGACAACAGCAGCTGGTGATGGCGTGGTAACGAGGCAACGTCCGGTTCGGTGACCGCGCGAATCAAAAACCACGCGTCGCTGCCCGCGAAGGCTCTGCTTCCCGAACGGCCCGTGGTCAGAAATACCCTTTCGTACCTGTGGTTTTCCACGGTTTCCGCAGCTTCGATGTCCGATCCGACGACGACGGCGGTGCCGGGGTCCCAGGCCGGGCGGGCCAGCACCAGATGCGGAATTTCAGCCAAGCCACATGCTTCGGCGGCGTGCGCGGTCATGGTCGACGCGAACGGGTGGGTTGCGTCGACGACGGCGTCGATGCTCGCGTCTTGCAGCCAGCTCCGCAGCCCATCGACACCGCCGAATCCGCCAATGCGCACCCGACCAACCGGCAGCGCCGGATCCGGCACCCGCCCGGCCAGCGAGCTGATCACGTCGACATCGGGGTGCAGGGCTTTGGCGAGTGCGCGCCCCTCGGCGGTGCCGCCGAGTAGCAGCACCCGCATCAGTGTCGGCTCCCCCGGGCTCGCCCGGTCGAGTACAGGTAGCTGTCGGTGAAACCCTCGGCGGCAAGCACTTCGCCGACGATGATGACGGCGGTCTTGGTGATGTTGGCCTCGTGCATCTGGTCGGCGATGTCGGCCAGTGTGCCGCGCAGGACCGTCTGCTGCGCCCAGCTCGCGAAAGCCACTACCGCTGACGGTGTTTCGGGCCGGTAGCCGTTGGCGAGCAGCTGTGGAACGATGGCGTCGATCTGAGCGGCGGCCAGGTGCAGCACCAGGGTGCCGCCGGATTGGGCAACGGTTTGCAGGTCTTCGCCGGGCGGCATCGGTGTCGACAGCGTCGATACACGGGTCAGCGTCACGGTCTGCGCCACGCCGGGAACGGTGAGCTCTCTGTTTAAGGCTGCGGCTGCCGCAGCGAAAGCCGGTACGCCAGGGACGATTTCATAGCCGACGCCGAGCGTGTCGAGGCGGCGGCATTGCTCGGC
The DNA window shown above is from Mycobacterium sp. Aquia_216 and carries:
- the cobM gene encoding precorrin-4 C(11)-methyltransferase produces the protein MTVYFIGAGPGAADLITVRGQRLLQRCKTCLYAGSIMPDDLLALCPPGAKVVDTGPLTLEQIVAELAAADAAGHDVARLHSGDPSLYSALAEQCRRLDTLGVGYEIVPGVPAFAAAAAALNRELTVPGVAQTVTLTRVSTLSTPMPPGEDLQTVAQSGGTLVLHLAAAQIDAIVPQLLANGYRPETPSAVVAFASWAQQTVLRGTLADIADQMHEANITKTAVIIVGEVLAAEGFTDSYLYSTGRARGSRH
- a CDS encoding cobalt-precorrin-6A reductase; translated protein: MRVLLLGGTAEGRALAKALHPDVDVISSLAGRVPDPALPVGRVRIGGFGGVDGLRSWLQDASIDAVVDATHPFASTMTAHAAEACGLAEIPHLVLARPAWDPGTAVVVGSDIEAAETVENHRYERVFLTTGRSGSRAFAGSDAWFLIRAVTEPDVASLPRHHQLLLSRGPYHYDDETAIMSEHRIDALVTKNSGGDMTRAKLDAAAALDIPVVMVKRPQLPPGVNAVGSVQEALNWVAGLG
- a CDS encoding PPE family protein; this encodes MTAPIWLAFPPEVHSTLLSSGPGPGPLLAAAGAWSALSTEYADAADELTGLLGAVQAGEWQGPSAAQYVAAHVPYLSWLLVSSADSAAAAALHETAAGAYTAALAAMPTLGELAANHAIHGALVATNFFGMNTIPIAVNEADYARMWVQAATTMSTYEAVSESALAAVPPSTPAPQIMVAGAEANNATTAAAQTYPSWMDQLAQWLQQYTSGFAWPVSKWLNPGGWPFPAAPWVNNLAAFFGQLGLSPALSSALGWAIFHTLMIFWPFIQVAVQLAVVAIPAMMVIAAAAGAGAAAGAAAIAVGTAVPLSIQPPLPAMAPAPMPTAPAAAGFGNVPTSSSASAPAPAPATATAASASGAPPAGAPPGVGFGPTSTSGLGAGLSDALYAVGLSGLSGSSSAKNRSRRKSEEPAPDEADAPAAAAAASAKEKLKARRRRGATVQDKAYRYEYMDLEDAAPGPDDEPAASVGESGQAAGPLGFAGAAARSGADHAAGLTTLRGDGLNDGPAVPMLPSSWGHDK
- the sigC gene encoding RNA polymerase sigma factor SigC, translated to MTASSDDKAVTELALAAARGNERALEAFIKATQQDVWRFVTYLSDAGTADDLTQETFLRAIGAIERFSGRSSARTWLLSIARRVVADHIRHVQSRPRTAPGANPEQMLNGDRHARGFEDLVEVTTMIASLSPEQREALLLTQLLGLPYADAAAVCGCPVGTIRSRVARARDALLADAERDDRTG